Proteins co-encoded in one Bremerella sp. TYQ1 genomic window:
- the pabB gene encoding aminodeoxychorismate synthase component I codes for MTPRRSVLGKPYVLSLDSSLRPENVFPKLASLPHVLWLDSARPDETVGRYSFLMADPVDTVQAGPTQVEAALSQLAALEDSYRLGKIDDLPPFQGGMAGYFSYDLNRTFEVVPETDFNEFNLPLLSFGIYDCVLAWDHLLNKAWLISTGYPDVEPEKRNVRAKQRAEEFVALLKRSEASPVQEQSGAGRVIPPTDLAPCFACPECPGVMSNFAKEDYLAAVKKSVDYIHAGDIFQVNLSQRLIVEEKSSSIALYMKLREKNPAPFAGYYDFGMGQIVSASPERFISVRDRQIETRPIKGTRQRSGRPELDMFWADELVRSQKDRAENVMIVDLLRNDLSRICDPESVEVTSLCGLETYQTVQHLVSIIIGKLSDNVGIKEILAAIFPGGSITGAPKIRAMEIISELEPTARGPYCGSLGYMGFNGSIDWNILIRTIVASGGWWQFPVGGGIVADSDPLREYEETWHKALGLLHAVLGE; via the coding sequence ATGACTCCTAGGCGATCGGTATTGGGAAAGCCCTACGTCTTGTCGCTCGACTCGTCGCTTAGGCCGGAAAATGTATTTCCGAAGCTGGCATCCCTGCCGCATGTGTTGTGGCTTGATAGTGCTCGGCCTGACGAAACTGTGGGACGGTACAGTTTCTTAATGGCAGATCCGGTCGACACCGTTCAAGCCGGGCCTACTCAAGTCGAAGCGGCGCTATCTCAATTGGCTGCGCTCGAAGATTCTTATCGTCTTGGCAAGATTGATGATTTGCCTCCTTTTCAAGGCGGTATGGCGGGTTATTTTTCGTACGACTTGAATCGAACGTTTGAGGTCGTGCCTGAGACAGATTTCAACGAATTCAACCTGCCGTTGTTATCCTTTGGGATCTATGACTGCGTACTGGCGTGGGACCACCTCCTGAACAAAGCTTGGCTAATCTCTACCGGTTATCCTGACGTAGAGCCGGAGAAGCGAAACGTTCGAGCAAAGCAGCGTGCAGAGGAATTCGTTGCTCTTCTGAAACGATCCGAAGCGTCTCCTGTTCAAGAACAGTCAGGAGCGGGACGCGTAATCCCTCCAACTGATTTAGCGCCCTGCTTTGCTTGCCCCGAGTGCCCTGGCGTCATGAGTAACTTCGCCAAAGAAGACTACTTGGCCGCGGTTAAGAAGTCGGTGGACTACATTCATGCCGGCGACATCTTTCAGGTAAATCTGTCTCAGCGGTTAATTGTCGAGGAAAAGTCGTCATCGATCGCGTTGTATATGAAGTTAAGAGAGAAGAACCCTGCTCCATTTGCGGGGTACTACGATTTTGGGATGGGGCAAATCGTTTCGGCGTCGCCGGAGCGATTCATTTCAGTCCGTGATCGTCAGATTGAAACGCGTCCTATTAAAGGAACCAGGCAACGCAGTGGACGGCCAGAACTAGACATGTTTTGGGCGGACGAATTGGTTCGCAGTCAAAAAGATCGCGCCGAAAATGTCATGATTGTTGATTTACTGCGGAATGATCTTTCCAGAATCTGCGATCCAGAGAGTGTGGAAGTCACCAGTCTTTGCGGATTAGAAACGTACCAAACCGTTCAGCATCTGGTTTCTATCATCATCGGTAAGCTCTCAGACAACGTAGGCATTAAGGAGATTCTCGCGGCCATCTTTCCTGGTGGATCGATCACGGGAGCACCAAAGATTCGTGCTATGGAGATCATTTCCGAGCTAGAGCCAACGGCTCGGGGGCCTTATTGCGGTTCGCTCGGATACATGGGATTCAATGGCTCGATCGACTGGAATATTTTAATTCGCACGATCGTAGCATCAGGCGGCTGGTGGCAGTTTCCTGTCGGTGGTGGAATTGTCGCGGATTCTGACCCCTTGCGAGAATATGAAGAGACGTGGCATAAAGCACTTGGACTTTTACACGCGGTGCTTGGTGAATGA
- a CDS encoding DUF6513 domain-containing protein: MAHRHIHFVTGKLAESSLRNVLAELAPRADFRYSVQVLNITVAALMTAEWIARRLEVPPEATEVMVTGYCRGDLSLIEEVANVPVHLGPKDLRQLPDWFDQPTLADDYGEYDVEIIAEINHAPSFSLQEILAEARLLQAAGADRIDVGCDPGNVWSGVADCVKALVDEGFQVSVDSLEPKEIAPAVKAGATLVLSVNSSNREHAADWGSEVVVIPDDPKTLEGFDETINYLVQRNVPFRLDPILEPISFGFTESVVRYFETRRRYPDAEIMMGIGNLTELTDADSAGINVMLLGICQELGIRSVLTTQVINWARSSVRECDLARRLMHYALEHRTLPKRIEPKLVTLRDPKVAEPREEELLRLSDELKDQNYRMFVAQEMLHLISSGLHLKDTDPFSLFEKLDATNPSNLSPSHAFYLGFELCKAMTAMHLGKQYRQDEALDWGYLTHQEQSHRIKLHKDRPSRERRKESDNDS, translated from the coding sequence ATGGCACATCGCCATATTCATTTCGTCACCGGGAAATTGGCTGAGTCGTCTCTAAGAAACGTCTTAGCAGAACTTGCGCCACGCGCAGACTTCCGATACTCTGTCCAAGTACTCAATATCACTGTCGCCGCTTTGATGACTGCAGAGTGGATTGCCAGGCGACTAGAAGTTCCCCCGGAAGCAACGGAGGTAATGGTTACCGGTTATTGTCGTGGGGATCTTTCTTTAATTGAAGAAGTTGCCAATGTGCCAGTGCATTTGGGCCCCAAAGATCTGAGGCAATTGCCAGATTGGTTCGATCAGCCGACGCTGGCGGATGACTATGGAGAGTACGATGTCGAAATCATTGCCGAGATCAATCATGCTCCAAGCTTTTCTTTACAAGAGATTCTCGCGGAAGCCAGGCTTCTGCAAGCGGCCGGAGCGGATCGAATCGATGTAGGGTGCGATCCAGGCAACGTTTGGTCAGGCGTTGCAGATTGTGTCAAAGCCCTTGTCGATGAGGGGTTTCAGGTTTCAGTCGACAGTCTGGAACCTAAAGAGATCGCCCCCGCGGTGAAAGCAGGAGCGACGTTGGTACTTTCCGTCAATTCCAGCAATCGTGAGCACGCGGCCGATTGGGGAAGCGAAGTGGTCGTCATTCCGGACGATCCCAAAACGCTGGAAGGCTTTGACGAAACCATTAATTACTTGGTGCAAAGAAATGTCCCGTTCCGACTTGATCCGATCTTGGAGCCGATCTCCTTTGGGTTCACGGAAAGCGTCGTTCGATATTTCGAGACCCGACGTCGGTACCCCGATGCTGAAATAATGATGGGGATCGGAAATCTAACCGAATTGACGGATGCTGATTCTGCCGGCATAAACGTCATGTTGTTGGGAATTTGCCAAGAGCTGGGAATCCGTAGTGTCTTAACGACGCAGGTGATCAATTGGGCAAGATCGAGCGTCCGAGAATGTGACTTGGCTCGACGGCTCATGCACTACGCGCTTGAACATCGAACGTTGCCAAAACGAATTGAACCCAAATTGGTCACACTGAGAGATCCGAAAGTTGCGGAACCGCGCGAGGAAGAACTGCTCCGGTTATCTGATGAGTTGAAAGATCAGAACTACCGCATGTTTGTGGCTCAGGAAATGCTTCACTTGATCAGCAGCGGTTTGCATTTGAAGGATACCGACCCTTTCTCGCTATTTGAAAAATTGGATGCGACGAATCCCTCAAACTTAAGTCCGTCGCACGCGTTTTACCTTGGGTTCGAGCTCTGCAAAGCGATGACGGCGATGCACTTGGGAAAGCAGTATCGCCAGGACGAAGCACTCGACTGGGGGTATCTCACTCATCAGGAGCAATCTCACCGAATCAAGCTGCATAAAGATCGTCCTTCGCGCGAGCGCCGAAAGGAATCAGACAATGACTCCTAG
- a CDS encoding SDR family NAD(P)-dependent oxidoreductase: MPTAPQKATNDFKLHGKVAAVTGAASGIGRAVALQLASQGASLVLHTRSNDHGLRETANMAQGINPEVSVELFIEDFIDPAQQDRFCQQAWDWNKSLDILVNNAGVDVLTGANSQLSFEEKLELVYRVDVVSTMRISRNLGNMMRSVPGSNIINIGWDQAEHGMEGDSGEMFAVSKGAIMAFSKSLAKSLAPQVRVNCVAPGWIQTAWGENTSEYWQTRAKSEALLRTWGNPQDIAATIGFLASPAARFINGQIIPVNGGFNHGGQAPRTSQES; the protein is encoded by the coding sequence ATGCCAACCGCCCCCCAGAAAGCCACGAACGATTTTAAGCTGCACGGTAAAGTGGCTGCAGTCACTGGGGCTGCCAGTGGAATTGGCCGAGCCGTCGCACTCCAATTGGCAAGCCAGGGAGCCTCGTTGGTCCTTCACACCCGAAGTAATGATCACGGGCTGCGGGAAACTGCCAATATGGCTCAGGGAATTAATCCTGAGGTTTCTGTAGAGCTGTTCATCGAAGATTTCATTGATCCTGCCCAGCAAGATCGGTTTTGCCAGCAAGCATGGGATTGGAATAAGTCGCTGGACATTTTGGTGAATAATGCTGGCGTCGATGTCCTGACTGGTGCGAACTCACAGCTATCATTCGAGGAAAAGCTGGAGCTCGTTTACCGAGTCGACGTCGTCTCGACGATGCGTATCTCCCGAAACCTTGGCAACATGATGCGTAGTGTGCCAGGAAGCAATATCATCAATATCGGCTGGGATCAGGCCGAACATGGAATGGAAGGCGACAGCGGAGAAATGTTTGCCGTTTCGAAGGGTGCCATCATGGCATTCTCGAAAAGTCTTGCAAAGTCGCTCGCACCGCAAGTCCGCGTGAACTGTGTGGCACCAGGTTGGATCCAAACGGCGTGGGGAGAAAATACGTCGGAGTATTGGCAGACGCGAGCGAAGAGTGAAGCACTCCTTCGAACCTGGGGTAATCCTCAAGATATCGCTGCAACGATCGGATTCCTCGCATCTCCTGCAGCTCGTTTTATCAATGGTCAAATCATTCCGGTAAACGGTGGCTTTAACCACGGTGGCCAAGCTCCCCGTACTTCTCAGGAGTCTTGA